The following DNA comes from Ferrimicrobium sp..
AGCAACGAACACTTCACCAGCAGCGAACTTGCAACGCCACGGGCACAGCGCTCCGCCTCAGCGACGCTTGCTCCCCCGATGACGCGGATGCGCCCAACCCTGCTCCCGCCCTCGGCATCAGAGACGATCGCGTAGGCCAACTGCGCAGCGACCTCGAGGAGGCTCTCCTCAAAGTCAGGACCTGGCTCAGCTCCTACCTCCGAGGCCAGGAGAACGACAGTATCGTTCGTGGAGGTGCACCCATCGATGGTGATGCGGTTAAAGGTCTGATCGACAACCCAGCTGAGCGCGCTCTGGGCTCGCTCAGGCGTCAAGCTCGCATCCGTCGTGAGCACACAGAGCATCGTCGCCATATTCGGTGCGATCATCGCTGCCCCTTTGGCCATTCCACCCACCCGGAAACCAGCACCAGCCTTCTGGGCCTCCTTGGCGAAGGTATCGGTCGTACGAATCGCATGGGCCGCCCGCTCTCCCGCATGTGGATCACTACCGAGTTCGCCACCGAGGAGCTCAAGTCCTGGTTCAATCCGTTCAGCGGGAAACGGAATCCCGATCAGCCCAGTAGAACACACGAGGTACCCATCAGCTCCGCCCCCAAACTGATTCGCAGCTGAGGAGACCATGAGTCGTGCCGCCGCGAGCCCTGGCTCACCCGTGAGCGCATTCGCATTCCCCGAGGAGAGGACCACTCCCCTTACTCGACCCTTTGAGGTACGGAGGTGATCGCGGGAGACCTGCACCGGTGCCGCCGCGGCTGCACTCTGGGTGAAGACGGCCGCACCGACGTGTGCTCCCCCATCGGCAAAGCCGACGAAGGCCAGATCTAGCCCTCCATCTGGTTTGATCCCAGATGCGACGCCGGCGGCTCGGATCCCCTCTGGAAACGTCACACTCATGGCCATACTCCTAACTGATCGAGTCCGAGCTCCTCAGGCCAACCCTGTGAGACGTTCAGGGCTTGGATCGCTTGACCCGCAGCCCCCTTAACAAGATTATCGATCGCCGAGATCACCACGTACCGATTTGTCCTCGGATCGTATACAGGGTGAATCGCAATGTAGTTCGTACCTAAGACATCGCGAGTTCCGGGAGGTTGATCGACCACACGGACAAACGGCGAGTCCGCATAGAACTCGCGATAGAGATCAATCAAGGCTTGGCCCACGAAGGGTCGAGCTTCAACGGACGGCACCGCATACGACGTCGTCAAGATTCCACGGGTGATGGGAGCGAGATGTGGGGTGAAGAGGACCCTTCTCCCCAAGTTCATCTCCATCTCTCCAGTGTGGCGATGGTCAAGGAGACCATAGGCGGAGAGGTTCTCGTTCACGCTGACAAAGTGCGTCGAGGCCTTGAGTCCCTTACCAGCCCCTGAGACGCCCGAATAGCCGTCGACGATCACGAGATCATCACCAAGGTGTGATCGCATCGCAAGAGGCCACAGCCCGAGGCTCGCGGCCGTTACATAGCACCCAGGGACCGCGATCAACCGCGCCCCCATGAGTTCTACTCGCTGAACCTCAACGAGTCCGTAGACACGTTCGCTCAACAGTTCACTTGCCAAATGAGATAACCCATACCAGGTCTTATAGGTCCCTACATCACGGAAACGAAAATCCGCCCCAAGGTCAACCACGATGCGACCCTGGCCCAAGAATTCCGGCGCCAACTCCTGGCT
Coding sequences within:
- the argJ gene encoding bifunctional glutamate N-acetyltransferase/amino-acid acetyltransferase ArgJ, whose product is MSVTFPEGIRAAGVASGIKPDGGLDLAFVGFADGGAHVGAAVFTQSAAAAAPVQVSRDHLRTSKGRVRGVVLSSGNANALTGEPGLAAARLMVSSAANQFGGGADGYLVCSTGLIGIPFPAERIEPGLELLGGELGSDPHAGERAAHAIRTTDTFAKEAQKAGAGFRVGGMAKGAAMIAPNMATMLCVLTTDASLTPERAQSALSWVVDQTFNRITIDGCTSTNDTVVLLASEVGAEPGPDFEESLLEVAAQLAYAIVSDAEGGSRVGRIRVIGGASVAEAERCARGVASSLLVKCSLLGGDPYWGRVLAEVGNALPEADMGRVSVSYQGVQVCQGGLDASAELSVADRRRLDHRMGEREIVIEIDLGRGSESVEVLTADIGHGYLEENRGTS
- the argC gene encoding N-acetyl-gamma-glutamyl-phosphate reductase, with the protein product MKVAVVGASGYVGQIVCQLALWHPRLELVAVQGQDSAGALLRAIVPGVHSGVDELVVDPVGSDPRGAEVVFLALPHGRSQELAPEFLGQGRIVVDLGADFRFRDVGTYKTWYGLSHLASELLSERVYGLVEVQRVELMGARLIAVPGCYVTAASLGLWPLAMRSHLGDDLVIVDGYSGVSGAGKGLKASTHFVSVNENLSAYGLLDHRHTGEMEMNLGRRVLFTPHLAPITRGILTTSYAVPSVEARPFVGQALIDLYREFYADSPFVRVVDQPPGTRDVLGTNYIAIHPVYDPRTNRYVVISAIDNLVKGAAGQAIQALNVSQGWPEELGLDQLGVWP